The following proteins are encoded in a genomic region of Magnolia sinica isolate HGM2019 chromosome 1, MsV1, whole genome shotgun sequence:
- the LOC131255598 gene encoding putative pentatricopeptide repeat-containing protein At3g15930, with protein MPIPVISNHNSLSLGFSPLPISPNVKNMISMASIPLNTLSPQQNHPPISPSQTFKSMGEFKQIHSQLIRTGRIHDPHEQAQIIAFCCTHKTGNMDYARLLFEQIPEPNIFIWNTMIRGYSFRNSPESAASLYLEMLHRGVRPDHYTFPFMLKAFTRNIGFKCGEEFHAHIIKFGFSSNIFVQNALIHMYALCGRINDARHLFDKSSKQDVVSWNAMISGYNKSRRFEESCRLFGEMEKANVVPTSVTLVSVLSACTKLKDLSFGKRVHQYIEDNRIEPNLILGNALIDMYAACREMDIALTLFDNMKVTDVISWTAMVAGYANLGQVDQARKLFDRMPKRDFISWTAMIDGYLRANRFKEALGIFREMQVAKIRPDEFTMVSILTACAHLGALELGEWIRVYIDKNMIKNDVYVGNALIDMYAKCGNVESAVEVFQNMNQRDKFTWTAMIVGLAVNGHGEEALDMFYKMLRAGIDPDEVTYVGVLCACTHAGMVDEGRVLFSSMTKNHGIVPNVAHYGCMVDLLGRSGRLKEALEIIGSMPMKPNSVVWGALLGACRVHKNVELAETVAKSLLDLEPENGAVYVLLSNIYAACNRWEDVRKIRKLMTDRGIQKTPGCSLIEMNGSVHEFVAGDRSHLQSDEIYSKLDEMARDLKFAGYVPDTSEVLIDIGEEEKENAVYWHSEKLAIAFGLISSHAGATIRVVKNLRMCVDCHRATKIISKVYDREVIVRDRTRFHHFKNGSCSCKDYW; from the coding sequence ATGCCAATTCCAGTCATTTCCAATCACAATTCTCTCTCCCTAGGCTTCTCTCCTCTTCCTATTTCTCCCAACGTCAAGAACATGATATCCATGGCTTCTATTCCTTTAAATACTCTCTCTCCACAACAAAACCACCCACCAATTTCCCCCTCTCAAACCTTCAAATCCATGGGAGAATTCAAGCAAATCCATTCCCAATTGATCCGAACTGGCCGTATACACGACCCCCACGAACAAGCCCAAATCATCGCCTTCTGTTGTACTCACAAAACAGGCAATATGGATTACGCCCGCCTCCTATTCGAACAAATTCCAGAACCCAACATCTTCATTTGGAATACTATGATAAGAGGATACTCATTTAGGAACTCCCCCGAGTCTGCTGCTTCACTCTACTTGGAAATGTTACATAGAGGTGTTAGGCCAGACCACTACACCTTCCCTTTCATGCTCAAGGCTTTTACTCGTAACATTGGTTTCAAATGCGGGGAGGAGTTTCATGCGCATAtaatcaagttcgggttcagtTCGAACATTTTTGTCCAAAACGCTTTGATTCATATGTATGCGCTCTGTGGTCGAATCAATGATGCACGCCACCTTTTTGACAAAAGTTCTAAACAGGATGTGGTTTCTTGGAATGCAATGATTTCAGGTTATAACAAGAGTAGGAGGTTTGAAGAATCGTGTAGGCTTTTCGGCGAGATGGAGAAGGCAAATGTAGTACCGACTTCGGTCACTCTCGTTTCAGTGCTATCAGCTTGTACCAAGTTGAAGGATTTGAGTTTTGGGAAGCGGGTTCATCAGTACATTGAAGATAACAGGATTGAACCCAATTTGATTTTAGGAAATGCATTGATTGATATGTATGCTGCGTGCAGGGAAATGGATATTGCGCTCACTCTCTTTGATAATATGAAGGTCACAGACGTAATTTCTTGGACTGCCATGGTTGCCGGTTATGCCAATTTGGGGCAAGTTGACCAAGCTCGGAAGCTTTTTGATCGGATGCCCAAAAGAGATTTCATCTCATGGACTGCCATGATCGATGGGTACTTACGGGCCAACCGTTTCAAGGAGGCATTGGGAATTTTCCGTGAGATGCAAGTCGCAAAGATCAGGCCGGATGAGTTCACCATGGTTAGCATACTTACAGCCTGCGCCCATCTTGGCGCGCTTGAGCTAGGGGAGTGGATAAGGGTTTACATTGACAAGAACATGATCAAGAACGATGTCTATGTGGGAAATGCTCTTATAGACATGTATGCTAAGTGTGGGAATGTAGAAAGCGCGGTCGAGGTCTttcaaaatatgaatcaaagagaCAAATTTACTTGGACGGCTATGATTGTCGGCCTTGCTGTTAATGGGCATGGAGAAGAAGCTCTTGATATGTTCTATAAAATGCTTAGAGCTggtatagacccagatgaagtgaCCTATGTTGGAGTTCTCTGTGCTTGTACTCACGCAGGCATGGTAGACGAGGGAAGAGTACTTTTCTCTAGCATGACTAAGAACCATGGAATTGTGCCAAATGTTGCACATTACGGGTGCATGGTTGATCTGCTCGGCCGATCTGGGCGGTTAAAGGAGGCCCTAGAGATTATAGGCAGCATGCCCATGAAACCGAATTCTGTTGTTTGGGGAGCCCTTCTTGGTGCCTGTAGAGTTCATAAGAATGTTGAACTGGCCGAGACAGTGGCCAAGAGTCTTCTTGATTTGGAGCCTGAAAATGGTGCTGTTTATGTCCTCTTGTCTAATATATATGCAGCATGCAATAGGTGGGAAGATGTACGTAAGATACGGAAGCTGATGACGGATAGAGGAATTCAGAAGACGCCTGGTTGTAGTTTGATAGAGATGAATGGTTCTGTTCATGAGTTTGTAGCTGGAGATAGATCTCACCTACAGTCTGATGAGATCTACTCGAAGTTGGATGAGATGGCCAGAGACCTGAAATTCGCAGGATATGTGCCGGATACATCAGAGGTCTTGATTGATATAGGGGAGGAGGAGAAAGAGAATGCAGTTTATTGGCACAGTGAAAAACTGGCGATTGCATTTGGGCTCATCAGTTCGCATGCTGGGGCGACCATTAGAGTTGTGAAGAACCTAAGAATGTGTGTCGATTGTCACCGCGCAacaaaaatcatatcaaaagtaTATGACAGAGAAGTGATTGTTAGGGATCGGACCCGCTTCCATCATTTTAAGAATGGCTCATGTTCTTGTAAGGATTATTGGTGA
- the LOC131255607 gene encoding GDP-fucose transporter 1-like has protein sequence MPPPKPETPLKHQHSTTTATTTTLVVGYALSSSLLSIINKLAITKFNYPIILTALQYSTSAVGVFILGKLSFLYHEPFTFQTAKKFLPAATVFYLAIFANTNLLSYANVDTFIVFRSLTPILVAIADTTFRKQPCPSKFTFLSLLIILGGAIGYVITDSAFTMTAYLWAVAYLITITTEMVYIKHIVMNLGLSTWGFVFYNNLLSVMMAPVFWVLSGEYKDVLSAIGSNSWNWVDRSAIFAVALSCVFGLMISFFGFAARKAISATAFTVTGVVNKFLTVAINVAIWDKHASPVGLVCLFFTIVGGVFYQRSVSGSRGGQKEPVVAKLMDGRDGAVDLDDEKDQGMKV, from the coding sequence ATGCCACCACCAAAACCTGAAACTCCTCTCAAACACCAACACTCCACCACTACAGCAACCACAACCACTCTAGTCGTGGGCTATGCTCTCTCCTCAAGCCTCCTCTCTATCATCAACAAACTGGCCATAACCAAATTCAACTACCCCATCATTCTCACTGCACTACAGTACTCAACTTCAGCTGTGGGCGTTTTCATCCTAGGCAAGCTTAGCTTCCTCTACCATGAGCCCTTCACCTTCCAAACAGCCAAGAAGTTCCTCCCTGCTGCAACTGTGTTCTATCTTGCTATCTTCGCCAATACCAATCTCCTGTCTTACGCCAATGTCGATACATTCATCGTCTTCCGATCGCTCACGCCAATTCTCGTTGCCATTGCCGATACTACGTTCCGTAAACAGCCTTGTCCATCGAAGTTCACATTCCTATCGCTGTTGATCATCTTGGGTGGTGCGATTGGGTATGTGATCACCGATTCGGCATTCACTATGACGGCCTACTTGTGGGCCGTCGCTTATCTGATCACAATTACGACGGAAATGGTCTACATCAAACACATTGTAATGAATCTTGGTTTGAGTACGTGGGGTTTTGTGTTTTACAACAACTTGTTATCTGTGATGATGGCGCCTGTGTTTTGGGTCTTAAGTGGAGAGTACAAGGATGTGTTATCAGCCATTGGATCGAATTCCTGGAATTGGGTGGACCGCAGTGCAATCTTTGCAGTGGCACTGTCTTGTGTTTTTGGGCTGATGATTAGCTTTTTTGGGTTCGCAGCGAGGAAGGCAATATCGGCAACTGCGTTTACAGTGACTGGAGTGGTTAATAAGTTCCTTACGGTTGCGATTAATGTGGCGATTTGGGATAAGCATGCGAGCCCGGTTGGTTTGGTCTGCTTGTTTTTTACAATTGTGGGGGGTGTTTTTTACCAGCGGTCAGTGAGTGGGAGCAGAGGCGGTCAGAAGGAACCTGTAGTGGCTAAGCTGATGGATGGTCGAGATGGGGCAGTTGATTTGGATGATGAGAAAGATCAAGGGATGAAAGTGTAA